A region of Channa argus isolate prfri chromosome 8, Channa argus male v1.0, whole genome shotgun sequence DNA encodes the following proteins:
- the pole4 gene encoding DNA polymerase epsilon subunit 4, with the protein MAATVATPVVQTEHEPDRCGSEESHRAETADESGQQQPGPATAVTHSRPSKLPLARIKALMKTDPDVSLASQESVFIIAKATELFVEMIAKDALVYAQQGKRKTLQRKDLDNAIEAIDEFAFLEGTLD; encoded by the exons ATGGCAGCAACAGTGGCAACGCCTGTCGTCCAAACCGAGCACGAACCTGATCGGTGTGGTAGCGAGGAGAGCCACAGGGCCGAGACGGCGGATGAGAGCGGCCAGCAGCAGCCAGGCCCTGCTACCGCCGTTACCCACAGCCGACCGTCCAAACTCCCGCTGGCCCGCATCAAGGCACTCATGAAGACCGATCCAGATGTGTCCCTCGCCAGCCAGGAGTCGGTATTTATCATCGCTAAAGCCACG GAGCTGTTTGTTGAGATGATTGCCAAAGATGCTCTTGTGTATGCCCAACAAGGAAAGAGGAAAACTTTGCAAAGGAAAGACTTGG ACAATGCTATAGAGGCCATAGATGAGTTTGC